A genomic stretch from Ignavibacteriales bacterium includes:
- a CDS encoding T9SS type A sorting domain-containing protein: protein MLIVITTLIPLTVSGQKQSKGKDFHVEIKGLPSFNKPQTINELTTEKLMMKAKMDNNQLEIDELQKQMDALTGSITIPGTPISLYDKRSTSGPPFQSDNINVSQVVAVSGLKAISLSTEQRGVTASRIWTVYGFDNGTEDAIGVKYSEDNGISWLDYTPIISFSTGNRINIDEIDTEIIEGNTGDKYLWIVFGYTNGSGDKLVGVLIVKITNGVNWSGYTLNWPGSTSNSRYYRPRICTDNAEYPTVPWVYIVACYDSTSAIPPLRGFSGKVARCNSPFTLTPSFTYKPEPIVPNSLRLSADVFYDIAYFENGDDSIAFVATGFQDTSTVSIHVSSIVSFTSSVSTVGTIHPNSRRRSHSYIASNGAYNRLMIVSRTRYSSEDWDIEYFTSLNGSRNWIGGNVDFSVRNSQRADIKEKWNSPGKFYCSYCDISNSFDSVSMVVCNNYVWGSPVSPVNHIDASLTTNPRPGFRFTQGDSSLALWSENTGTGTHVWVSGGSTGSIVSTGFNGTTTPDRYELFQNFPNPFNPTTNIKFYNTGSNIVELRVYDALGKEVEILVNETLPAGEYRYFFNGTKLSSGIYFYKLSIGNKYSQVRKMVLLK from the coding sequence TTGTTAATAGTTATAACAACACTTATTCCACTTACCGTATCCGGACAAAAGCAGTCAAAAGGAAAAGATTTTCATGTTGAGATAAAAGGTCTTCCATCATTCAATAAACCCCAGACTATTAATGAGTTGACGACTGAAAAATTAATGATGAAAGCTAAGATGGATAATAATCAGCTTGAAATAGATGAATTACAAAAGCAAATGGATGCGCTAACCGGTTCCATTACAATACCCGGAACACCAATATCCCTGTACGATAAAAGATCAACTTCAGGACCTCCTTTTCAATCCGATAACATAAATGTAAGCCAGGTAGTCGCAGTGTCAGGATTAAAAGCCATATCATTAAGTACAGAACAACGAGGGGTAACAGCATCAAGAATTTGGACTGTTTACGGCTTTGATAACGGAACCGAAGATGCCATTGGTGTAAAATATTCTGAGGATAATGGTATTAGCTGGCTGGATTACACTCCAATAATTTCATTTTCGACTGGGAATAGAATTAACATTGATGAAATAGATACTGAGATTATTGAGGGTAATACCGGAGATAAATATCTATGGATAGTTTTTGGTTATACAAACGGGTCGGGAGATAAACTGGTCGGCGTTCTAATTGTAAAAATCACAAACGGTGTAAACTGGTCTGGCTATACATTAAATTGGCCCGGCAGTACATCAAATTCCAGATACTATCGACCTCGTATTTGTACCGACAATGCTGAATATCCGACCGTCCCATGGGTTTATATAGTTGCCTGTTACGATTCAACTTCTGCAATCCCCCCATTGCGGGGTTTTAGCGGAAAAGTAGCCCGATGCAATTCCCCTTTTACACTTACACCGTCTTTTACATATAAACCCGAACCGATCGTACCTAATAGTCTTAGATTATCAGCCGACGTATTTTACGATATAGCATATTTTGAAAATGGAGATGATTCAATAGCTTTTGTGGCGACCGGATTCCAGGATACTTCAACCGTTTCTATTCATGTTTCATCTATTGTTTCATTTACTTCCTCTGTATCTACAGTCGGAACAATACATCCCAATTCAAGGAGAAGGTCACATTCATATATTGCGTCAAATGGAGCATACAATAGACTTATGATTGTATCACGAACTAGGTACTCATCTGAGGACTGGGATATTGAATACTTTACTTCTTTAAACGGAAGCAGAAACTGGATTGGAGGTAATGTTGATTTTAGTGTTAGAAACTCACAGAGAGCCGATATCAAAGAGAAATGGAATTCACCTGGAAAGTTTTATTGTTCATACTGTGATATTTCCAATTCTTTTGATAGTGTTTCTATGGTTGTTTGTAATAATTATGTATGGGGATCTCCCGTATCACCGGTAAATCATATCGACGCTTCACTCACAACGAACCCAAGGCCCGGATTTAGGTTTACCCAGGGAGACAGCTCACTAGCACTATGGTCCGAGAATACCGGCACGGGAACTCATGTTTGGGTATCAGGAGGCTCGACAGGCTCAATTGTTTCCACAGGATTTAACGGGACTACTACACCCGATCGGTATGAGTTATTTCAAAACTTCCCAAATCCATTTAATCCGACAACAAACATTAAATTTTACAATACAGGATCAAATATTGTGGAGTTGAGGGTATACGACGCTCTTGGTAAAGAGGTAGAGATACTTGTAAATGAAACTCTTCCCGCGGGAGAATATCGGTATTTCTTTAATGGTACAAAGCTTAGTTCCGGGATATACTTCTACAAGCTGTCAATTGGCAATAAATACAGCCAGGTGAGAAAAATGGTTTTATTAAAATAA
- a CDS encoding T9SS type A sorting domain-containing protein, with protein MKKMKGKTGINNTNRLMAYLLLIYQSKNTNITLTTKINTMRKSTKIILILSVVVLLPKLTFSQPTWQLLNSDYGYSNIVQFTDFLNGWQATPDGVFQTTNSGMDWMLKSLNTNEYQAMFFANNDTGWIAEDYKLYRTTNRGNNWLAQAINYPVGRQQVVHDEIYFINNQTGFVVTTYSRLSGQALKFNYMLSKTTNSGQNWIPIYESIDNVDQPIKFSSVKFFNETQGVGIQKRYNNSAGYPIEIMKTTNGGINWSKINSTLFPTLETGKACFFNENNMWILLLYSNSVYKSSDGGVNWEIQLSPSSATEFFRDVFFTSSDIGFVSTSKGKIYWTSNGGNLWDAQSVDTSKQLNYLYFLNQDTGWTGSGDYTLRTLNASTVNIDPISSEIPVSFALHQNYPNPFNPSTKIRFEIPGNEKQAKLTVYNSLGQEVAVLFDEELQPGVYEYSFDGSGYPSGVYFYRLEAGEFNETKRMVLVK; from the coding sequence ATGAAAAAGATGAAAGGTAAAACAGGTATAAATAATACAAACCGCTTAATGGCTTATTTGCTGTTGATATATCAGTCAAAAAATACTAATATTACATTAACTACCAAAATAAATACAATGAGAAAATCTACCAAAATCATATTAATTTTATCAGTTGTTGTTCTACTTCCTAAACTAACATTTTCCCAGCCAACTTGGCAATTACTAAATTCAGATTACGGGTATTCAAACATTGTTCAATTTACAGATTTCTTAAATGGCTGGCAGGCCACTCCGGATGGAGTTTTTCAAACAACAAATTCAGGAATGGACTGGATGTTAAAATCCTTAAATACAAATGAATATCAGGCAATGTTCTTCGCTAATAATGATACGGGTTGGATTGCTGAAGATTACAAACTATATAGAACAACAAATAGAGGAAATAATTGGCTTGCTCAGGCAATAAATTATCCGGTTGGCAGGCAACAAGTAGTACACGATGAAATTTATTTTATAAATAATCAGACCGGTTTTGTTGTAACAACTTATAGTAGGCTTTCCGGTCAGGCTTTGAAGTTTAATTATATGCTATCAAAGACAACAAACTCCGGTCAAAACTGGATTCCGATATATGAAAGCATTGATAATGTGGATCAGCCTATAAAATTTTCCTCGGTAAAATTTTTTAATGAAACACAAGGGGTCGGTATTCAGAAAAGATATAATAATTCCGCGGGATATCCGATCGAAATAATGAAAACTACAAATGGAGGCATTAACTGGTCTAAAATAAATTCAACTTTATTCCCCACACTTGAAACTGGGAAGGCCTGTTTTTTTAATGAGAATAACATGTGGATTCTTTTACTATACTCAAATAGCGTTTATAAATCTTCAGACGGAGGGGTAAACTGGGAAATACAGTTAAGTCCTTCGTCAGCCACAGAATTTTTCAGAGATGTATTTTTCACCTCCAGTGATATAGGGTTTGTATCCACTTCTAAAGGAAAAATATACTGGACATCGAACGGTGGCAATTTATGGGATGCTCAATCAGTTGATACTAGCAAGCAATTAAATTATCTATACTTCTTAAATCAGGATACCGGCTGGACAGGATCGGGCGATTATACATTACGCACACTTAACGCCAGTACCGTCAACATCGATCCCATCTCCTCCGAGATACCGGTGTCATTTGCGTTACATCAAAACTATCCAAACCCGTTCAATCCCTCCACAAAGATACGTTTCGAGATACCCGGTAATGAAAAACAGGCAAAGCTGACAGTTTATAATTCGCTCGGGCAGGAAGTAGCGGTTCTTTTCGATGAAGAGTTACAGCCGGGTGTTTATGAATACAGTTTCGACGGATCGGGTTATCCCAGCGGGGTATATTTTTACAGACTGGAAGCGGGTGAATTTAATGAGACGAAAAGAATGGTGCTGGTAAAATAA
- a CDS encoding MarC family protein, giving the protein MGNQALYILTVFFGFFAMMNPIGSTPIFISLTKGMSAGDRKTIALRALLIAFIIVVVFILVGKFIFQLFGITLPAFRITGGILLFISGMKMLLSDNPDPEVKGINETDMKTKTRIAVSPLGIPILAGPGTLAAAMNFVSDGSPMSLAITSGIFLLLCILTYLLFISGQKLVNFLGENVIQVISRLMGLILSVIGTEMIISGIRSAIELH; this is encoded by the coding sequence ATGGGAAACCAGGCCTTATATATTCTTACAGTTTTTTTTGGATTTTTCGCAATGATGAATCCGATAGGAAGTACACCAATCTTTATAAGCCTTACCAAAGGCATGAGCGCCGGTGACAGGAAGACAATTGCACTCCGCGCCCTTCTAATAGCATTTATAATAGTAGTTGTGTTTATACTTGTAGGTAAGTTTATTTTTCAGCTGTTCGGTATTACACTTCCTGCATTCAGGATCACCGGAGGGATATTGTTATTTATTTCCGGGATGAAGATGCTTCTCAGTGATAATCCCGACCCGGAAGTAAAGGGTATCAATGAAACGGATATGAAGACAAAGACACGGATTGCCGTGTCTCCGCTTGGTATTCCCATTCTTGCCGGTCCGGGAACCTTAGCGGCGGCAATGAACTTTGTTTCCGACGGGTCGCCAATGTCACTTGCAATAACGTCGGGAATCTTTCTTTTATTGTGTATTTTGACTTACCTGCTTTTTATATCAGGTCAGAAGCTGGTTAATTTTCTCGGTGAGAATGTCATACAGGTCATCAGCCGTTTAATGGGATTGATATTATCAGTCATTGGGACAGAGATGATCATAAGCGGTATCAGGTCTGCTATCGAACTGCATTAG
- a CDS encoding T9SS type A sorting domain-containing protein, producing MKKWLIVSLLVMLASSQGFSQGFNSVFSPDGNYVMAVGDGGLVFVSTNAGASWGHFNLNMSNDLTDVFIVGNKCYITNSAGNIVQGDITTNSYSQFLAGGLQWNSVTFVDGNNGYVCGISGSVRKTTNGGNSWTISNNGVSPSDVLNSISFKDANNGVAVGDNGKIYITSDGGANWTSQSSGTTYNLRDVKYFSGGIIAVGEYGTLLVKTGAGAFTSVNSRVISDIMGISGSDMNSAHLCGGGGFIRNNMGGSSLFLNFEKNPMNANLTSIHYYDANTGYAVSSLNKAIIKTTDGGASWALTGGTTVTYQWQTTLTASNGIGNGFYYAPPDYQNPERRDQVFICQGTKVYRSYDKGATWTNIATVSLGSRAHSFYVNPLDTNQMIASMDQSGGRIMRSTDYGQTWTQTWTGNLTSYGMPLEMDPNDPNHMVLGPDNSQLLKSTNFGLNWTTLSSTVFVSPCDITIHHGNPNLMLLGDSGPSKLWKSTDGGLNWSLKNSQGTSEVPMIGISQLDTNLSFHTVWSTGGVFRSMDQGDNYSNVTSTGSAWGCDIARDDPTAFSFVTYGRSGYLTNNTGANFDFVGSIGSANAGVLFLNKGEVLAQGTSALYKLQITYNVNSTQITVTGVTPSAGNIPDNYRLSQNYPNPFNPSTVISFDLPKSGNVKLSVFDVRGVEVATLVNGQQNAGSYNVEFDGSRLSSGVYYYRLETAGLIETKKMILVK from the coding sequence ATGAAAAAATGGCTTATAGTTTCTTTGCTGGTTATGCTGGCATCAAGTCAAGGATTTTCACAAGGGTTTAACAGTGTATTTAGCCCGGATGGAAATTATGTTATGGCAGTCGGGGATGGCGGACTTGTATTTGTTTCAACAAATGCAGGCGCAAGCTGGGGACATTTTAATTTGAATATGTCAAATGATCTTACAGATGTTTTTATAGTTGGAAATAAATGCTATATCACGAATTCTGCGGGTAATATTGTGCAGGGTGATATTACTACAAATTCATATTCACAGTTTTTAGCGGGCGGATTACAGTGGAATTCGGTTACATTCGTCGATGGAAATAACGGATATGTTTGCGGTATCAGCGGAAGTGTCCGGAAAACCACAAACGGCGGGAACAGCTGGACGATAAGCAATAATGGGGTTTCACCCAGCGATGTTTTGAATTCCATAAGTTTTAAGGATGCAAATAATGGTGTGGCAGTAGGCGATAACGGAAAGATATATATTACCAGTGACGGCGGCGCTAATTGGACTTCACAATCCTCTGGTACGACCTATAATCTCAGAGATGTGAAATATTTTTCAGGAGGAATAATCGCTGTGGGTGAATACGGAACGTTACTTGTTAAGACAGGAGCAGGCGCATTTACATCGGTAAACTCCAGAGTGATCTCCGATATAATGGGTATAAGCGGAAGCGACATGAACAGCGCGCATCTATGCGGGGGCGGCGGGTTTATAAGGAACAATATGGGCGGAAGCTCATTATTCCTCAACTTTGAGAAGAATCCTATGAATGCAAATCTTACCTCCATTCATTATTATGATGCAAACACAGGATATGCCGTGAGCAGTCTAAACAAAGCAATAATTAAGACGACCGACGGAGGTGCAAGCTGGGCATTAACCGGCGGAACTACCGTTACATATCAATGGCAGACAACATTGACAGCAAGTAACGGTATAGGAAACGGGTTTTACTATGCTCCACCGGATTACCAAAATCCTGAGAGACGTGATCAGGTGTTTATATGCCAGGGTACAAAAGTTTACCGCAGTTATGATAAGGGAGCTACATGGACGAATATTGCTACTGTTTCGCTTGGCTCGAGGGCACACTCTTTTTATGTTAATCCACTGGACACAAATCAGATGATAGCATCAATGGACCAATCCGGCGGAAGAATAATGAGGAGTACCGATTACGGTCAGACCTGGACACAGACATGGACGGGAAATCTCACTTCATATGGTATGCCACTGGAGATGGATCCGAATGACCCAAACCATATGGTACTCGGACCGGATAACAGTCAGCTGTTAAAGTCAACAAATTTTGGTCTTAACTGGACAACATTGAGCTCAACAGTATTTGTTAGCCCGTGTGACATTACAATTCATCATGGAAATCCGAATCTGATGCTACTTGGAGACAGCGGACCCTCTAAGCTATGGAAATCAACAGATGGTGGTCTTAATTGGTCTTTAAAGAATTCACAAGGAACATCAGAAGTACCCATGATAGGAATAAGCCAGCTGGATACAAACCTGTCCTTTCATACAGTGTGGAGCACCGGAGGAGTTTTCCGGAGTATGGACCAGGGTGATAATTATTCAAATGTCACCTCCACAGGAAGTGCATGGGGGTGTGATATTGCAAGAGATGACCCGACCGCATTCTCTTTTGTGACGTATGGCAGATCGGGATACCTAACAAATAATACGGGCGCAAATTTCGATTTTGTTGGATCGATAGGAAGCGCTAATGCCGGGGTGCTATTCCTGAATAAAGGTGAAGTGCTAGCACAGGGTACAAGCGCATTATATAAACTCCAGATCACTTATAATGTAAACTCGACCCAGATCACAGTGACAGGAGTTACGCCCTCAGCAGGTAATATACCGGACAATTACAGACTCTCACAAAATTATCCAAACCCGTTCAACCCGTCTACGGTGATAAGCTTTGATCTTCCAAAGAGCGGAAATGTAAAGTTAAGCGTATTCGATGTGAGAGGGGTAGAAGTAGCAACGCTTGTTAACGGACAACAGAATGCAGGTTCATATAATGTTGAATTCGACGGAAGTAGGCTTTCATCGGGGGTTTATTATTACAGGCTCGAAACAGCCGGGCTGATCGAAACTAAAAAGATGATATTAGTGAAATAA
- a CDS encoding polyphosphate kinase 2 family protein, with amino-acid sequence MYEKENLIDLKQILAAPGEKISLKDYKTGYCGDYKDKDEAKDKLEDDIKKLQKLQYRLYAENRHALLIVLQAPDAAGKDGAIRHVMSGINPQGTQVFSFKQPSQEELDHDFLWRCTKALPERGRIGIFNRSHYEEVLVVKVHPEYLMSQNLPGITSVSDIPPGFWKSRYEQINNWEKHLSDNGTVVVKFFLHLSKEEQKERFLARIDDEDKNWKFSKADMSERGYWDDYIKAYEDMLSYTSTEWAPWYIIPADKKWFSRTAIGDIVVRTLEKINPQIPEVSEADRAKLMEIKKTLEEE; translated from the coding sequence ATTTATGAAAAGGAAAATTTGATAGACCTCAAACAAATACTTGCGGCACCCGGAGAGAAGATCTCTTTAAAGGATTATAAAACAGGGTATTGTGGTGATTATAAGGATAAGGATGAGGCTAAGGATAAGCTCGAGGATGACATTAAAAAGCTTCAGAAACTGCAATACCGTCTATATGCAGAGAATAGGCATGCATTACTGATCGTGCTTCAAGCGCCGGACGCGGCGGGAAAAGACGGAGCGATACGTCACGTGATGTCGGGCATCAATCCGCAGGGTACACAGGTTTTCAGTTTTAAGCAGCCGTCGCAAGAGGAGCTGGACCATGATTTTCTATGGCGGTGCACAAAGGCTCTGCCGGAGAGAGGACGTATAGGGATATTTAACCGCTCACATTATGAGGAGGTGCTGGTCGTGAAAGTTCATCCGGAGTATTTGATGAGCCAGAACCTTCCGGGGATCACTTCGGTAAGTGATATACCGCCGGGTTTCTGGAAGAGCAGGTACGAGCAGATAAATAACTGGGAAAAACATCTTAGCGATAACGGAACAGTAGTTGTGAAATTTTTTCTTCATTTATCAAAAGAGGAGCAGAAGGAGAGATTTCTCGCGCGCATAGATGACGAGGATAAGAACTGGAAATTTTCGAAAGCAGATATGTCGGAGCGCGGATACTGGGATGATTATATTAAAGCGTACGAGGATATGCTCAGCTACACATCTACTGAGTGGGCGCCATGGTATATAATCCCTGCTGATAAGAAGTGGTTTTCGCGCACGGCGATAGGTGACATTGTTGTAAGGACCCTCGAGAAAATCAATCCGCAGATACCCGAGGTAAGCGAGGCAGACAGAGCAAAGCTGATGGAGATCAAAAAGACTCTCGAAGAAGAGTAA
- a CDS encoding T9SS type A sorting domain-containing protein, whose amino-acid sequence MGTSRQIKFYFILIFSFIHSPLFAGWVHQTGPTSVNLNGVNFHHGSEDLAWACGDNGTIIHTSNGGINWVIQNSGTTNDLYAIIFMEGSGSVMSVGQNGTILRTSNNGQNWTLIPSTTTRDLHDITEFNFLIAGDSGIILKSINTGLSWTPISSPTTKNLYTICATFGGYAAGEDGTILRGVSSGANWTLAASGVTNNLKGTPLFGGIDIVVGDNGLILRSTNSGTNWYTQNSHTANNLNSVEYSVNNTSRLYCVGDSGTILKTTDYGITWGFQQSGTTKDLNSTFFYLNDNTGYAVGDNGTILKTTDGGGAITNTDPLTNIPDKFHLYQNYPNPFNPSTNIKFDLPNNVEVNLSVYDIEGKKILTLVNNRFQGGTYEYTLDASGLPSGVYFYTLKAGNILLSKKMLLVK is encoded by the coding sequence ATGGGAACGAGCAGGCAAATAAAATTTTATTTTATTTTAATATTTTCATTTATTCATTCCCCCCTTTTTGCAGGATGGGTACATCAGACTGGCCCTACATCCGTTAATCTCAATGGAGTAAATTTCCATCATGGCAGTGAGGATTTAGCGTGGGCTTGCGGAGACAATGGAACGATCATCCACACTTCAAATGGCGGGATTAATTGGGTCATACAAAACTCAGGAACGACAAACGATCTTTATGCCATTATTTTTATGGAAGGGTCAGGATCGGTAATGTCGGTTGGACAAAATGGAACGATCCTCAGAACATCAAACAACGGGCAGAACTGGACGTTGATCCCTTCCACTACAACAAGAGACCTTCATGATATCACAGAGTTCAACTTTTTGATTGCCGGGGATAGCGGTATAATACTAAAAAGTATCAACACTGGATTATCCTGGACTCCAATCTCCTCTCCAACTACAAAAAATCTTTACACCATTTGTGCTACCTTTGGCGGATATGCGGCCGGTGAAGACGGAACTATCCTTAGGGGTGTTAGTTCCGGGGCAAATTGGACCTTGGCAGCAAGTGGAGTAACGAACAACCTTAAAGGAACTCCTTTATTTGGAGGTATCGACATTGTTGTAGGTGACAATGGCTTGATATTAAGAAGTACAAACTCGGGGACCAACTGGTACACACAAAATAGCCATACCGCTAACAATCTTAATTCAGTCGAATACTCGGTTAATAACACAAGCAGACTCTATTGTGTAGGGGACAGCGGTACTATCTTAAAGACTACTGACTATGGAATAACATGGGGCTTCCAGCAGAGTGGGACCACCAAAGACCTTAACTCAACGTTCTTCTATTTAAATGATAATACCGGTTACGCGGTAGGTGATAATGGAACGATCTTAAAAACAACAGACGGAGGTGGCGCTATAACAAATACAGACCCTTTAACTAATATACCTGATAAATTTCATTTATACCAAAACTATCCGAACCCATTTAACCCGTCCACTAACATAAAATTTGATCTCCCTAATAATGTTGAGGTAAACTTATCTGTTTACGACATCGAAGGAAAGAAAATACTCACACTTGTAAATAACCGCTTCCAGGGCGGAACTTACGAATATACCCTTGACGCATCAGGGCTGCCGAGCGGAGTATATTTTTACACGCTAAAAGCCGGGAATATACTCTTATCAAAAAAAATGCTTCTTGTCAAATAA
- a CDS encoding low affinity iron permease family protein — protein METNKEKKAGFFETTARKITKLSGSTGAFVTAFLVIIIWLSTGPIFKFSDTWQLIINTGTTIVTFLMVFLIQRAANKDSLAIQLKLNELVAAHEGASNRLVNVEDLSENELNLLHNFYVYLAELSKNERSLTKSHSIDEAKKRHYIKHKYEPDGNNPDGH, from the coding sequence ATGGAAACGAACAAAGAAAAAAAAGCAGGGTTTTTTGAGACGACTGCCAGAAAAATCACAAAACTCAGCGGTTCAACAGGCGCTTTCGTAACGGCTTTTCTGGTGATAATAATATGGCTGAGTACCGGTCCTATTTTCAAATTTTCGGATACATGGCAACTCATCATCAATACAGGCACGACGATAGTAACTTTTTTAATGGTTTTTTTAATACAGAGAGCGGCAAATAAGGATTCTCTGGCAATACAGCTAAAGCTGAATGAGTTGGTAGCCGCGCATGAAGGTGCGAGTAACAGGCTGGTAAATGTGGAAGATCTTTCCGAGAATGAATTGAATTTGCTCCATAATTTTTATGTATACCTTGCAGAACTGTCGAAAAATGAAAGGAGTTTAACTAAGTCTCATTCGATAGATGAAGCAAAGAAAAGACATTATATTAAACATAAATACGAACCAGATGGAAATAATCCCGACGGGCATTGA
- a CDS encoding T9SS type A sorting domain-containing protein: MKKTLLIAIFCIMGVNVNAQWVFVNPTPQVNDVYDLAVPTAGNVIGVTNWISDILISTSGGAGWNIVSLNIDRNLRALSFLNPSTGYGVGGGPDTKPWKTTNGGLNWAELTSAIDTTKYDVAFSDVNTGWAVGFNSFIIKTTDGGASWISQSAQYIITKTLRGAAAPIANNIYAVGNDNCILKSTNGGSNFLLSSSPLTPQTDDFYDIKFKDATVGWIVGQRQRILKTFNGGVSWDSVYGNNSGSVTLYCIDGFGNTTLACGTGGTMLRSTDAGTTWTPGTISGFSGTLYTVRFESAMVVYAGGDDGWMFRSVDGGLTWSPLTTYYTTDLLDGANFADNNTGYFVGNNGIVIKTTNAGASFVTQTTPGGTLELNNVSAPSTTTAYIAGDAGRIFKTTNGGTNWTELTTGSTQDLLGIDFVNDNTGYAAGQSGAVLKTTNGGVNWTNMPVPGGELLWDIDFVDGDHGWTVGVGEVIYGTTNGGANWSLQFNGSQLGCYAVSFVNTMTGYASGSSGYTYKTINGGNTWTPTPQLGNTIWAMEFYDADHGVAIGSSGYPYRTTNGGTSWIGDPRRTINTMYAVAFTPNGTCFIGGSLGIVLKGNNSLVNITHEPGSLPERYLLQQNYPNPFNPTTKIRYELPVNGNVKLTVYDISGREVNSLINGYQNAGVYSLEFNGSGLSSGVYFYKLETQEFTQTKKMILVK, encoded by the coding sequence GTGAAAAAAACCCTACTAATTGCAATATTTTGCATCATGGGAGTGAATGTGAATGCGCAGTGGGTATTCGTAAATCCTACTCCGCAGGTAAACGATGTATATGACCTTGCCGTACCGACAGCAGGCAACGTAATAGGAGTGACAAACTGGATAAGCGACATACTTATTTCGACCAGCGGGGGAGCCGGCTGGAATATTGTTTCATTGAACATCGACCGCAATCTCCGCGCTTTATCATTTCTTAATCCATCGACGGGATATGGTGTCGGCGGCGGACCGGATACAAAGCCATGGAAAACCACTAACGGGGGGCTTAACTGGGCCGAACTGACTTCAGCAATAGATACAACAAAATACGATGTAGCTTTTTCCGATGTGAATACCGGCTGGGCTGTCGGATTTAATTCTTTCATCATTAAAACAACCGATGGAGGCGCAAGCTGGATCTCTCAAAGCGCTCAGTATATAATTACAAAAACACTGCGCGGAGCAGCCGCACCAATAGCGAATAATATTTATGCTGTAGGTAATGACAATTGTATCTTAAAGTCAACGAATGGCGGAAGTAATTTTCTTCTATCTTCTTCTCCGCTAACTCCGCAGACAGATGATTTTTACGACATCAAATTCAAGGACGCAACAGTCGGCTGGATAGTAGGACAGCGCCAGAGAATATTAAAAACTTTTAACGGAGGTGTAAGCTGGGATTCGGTTTACGGGAATAATTCCGGCTCGGTAACATTATATTGTATAGACGGTTTTGGGAATACTACACTTGCTTGCGGAACGGGCGGAACAATGCTTCGCTCGACGGATGCAGGCACAACCTGGACTCCCGGTACGATATCTGGATTTTCGGGGACACTTTACACGGTGAGATTTGAGTCGGCAATGGTGGTATATGCCGGAGGAGATGACGGGTGGATGTTTAGGTCAGTGGATGGCGGACTCACATGGTCACCGCTAACTACATATTATACGACCGACCTCCTCGACGGCGCGAACTTTGCGGATAATAACACAGGATACTTTGTCGGAAATAACGGAATAGTAATAAAGACAACCAATGCGGGGGCAAGTTTCGTTACGCAGACCACACCGGGCGGAACGCTGGAGCTGAATAATGTCAGCGCGCCGTCCACAACGACCGCGTATATAGCAGGCGATGCAGGCAGAATATTTAAGACGACCAATGGTGGAACCAACTGGACCGAATTAACTACAGGTTCGACACAGGACCTCCTCGGGATAGATTTTGTAAATGATAATACCGGTTATGCGGCTGGACAGTCCGGCGCAGTTTTAAAAACGACAAACGGCGGGGTAAATTGGACGAATATGCCCGTTCCGGGAGGAGAATTGCTATGGGATATAGATTTTGTGGACGGGGATCACGGCTGGACCGTAGGAGTAGGCGAGGTAATTTACGGAACGACGAACGGCGGCGCTAATTGGTCGTTACAATTTAACGGGTCGCAGCTGGGATGTTACGCGGTGAGTTTCGTTAACACAATGACGGGATATGCAAGCGGTTCGAGCGGATACACATATAAAACGATAAACGGCGGAAATACATGGACACCGACGCCGCAACTTGGTAATACTATTTGGGCAATGGAATTTTACGATGCTGATCACGGCGTGGCAATCGGTTCGAGCGGGTATCCATACAGGACCACCAACGGCGGTACAAGCTGGATAGGCGATCCGAGAAGAACAATTAACACGATGTACGCAGTAGCATTTACTCCAAACGGTACTTGCTTTATAGGCGGAAGCCTCGGCATAGTATTAAAGGGAAATAATTCGCTAGTTAATATTACTCATGAACCGGGAAGTTTGCCGGAGAGGTACTTACTTCAACAGAATTATCCGAATCCGTTTAACCCAACGACAAAGATAAGGTACGAATTACCTGTTAATGGGAATGTTAAGCTGACGGTTTATGACATTAGCGGCAGGGAGGTTAACTCTCTTATTAACGGTTACCAAAATGCCGGAGTATATAGCTTAGAATTTAATGGAAGCGGTTTATCGAGCGGAGTCTATTTTTATAAATTGGAAACACAGGAGTTTACTCAGACCAAGAAAATGATATTGGTAAAATAG